A region of Thermothielavioides terrestris NRRL 8126 chromosome 6, complete sequence DNA encodes the following proteins:
- a CDS encoding glycosyltransferase family 8 protein (CAZy_ID 270208) — protein sequence MPRAYWLYPQEKKLASHIVLLQPSATEFARVMDAVRDAAPGDYDMEILNRLYGDSALVLPHRPYALLTREYFREPWNHSHYLGSDREQWDPVAVYSEAKYLHFSDWPMPKPWLPADEELRLQVQPKCYVNDGGVESCAERELWNGWRNEFKERRKRVCGTGT from the exons ATGCCGCGCGCATATTGGCTGTACCCCCAGGAAAAGAAGCTGGCCTCACACAtcgtgctgctgcagccgAGCGCGACCGAATTCGCGCGCGTCATGGACGCGGTCCGcgacgcggcgccgggcgacTACGACATGGAGATTCTGAACCGGCTCTACGGCGACTccgcgctggtgctgccgcaCCGGCCGTACGCCCTGCTGACGCGCGAGTACTTTAGGGAGCCCTGGAACCACTCGCACTACCTCGGCAGCGACCGCGAGCAATGGGACCCCGTGGCGGTGTACAGCGAGGCCAAGTACCTGCACTTCTCGGACTGGCCTATGCCGAAGCCTTGGCTGCCTGCGGATGAGGAGCTGAGGCTCCAGGTGCAGCCCAAGTGTTATGTtaacgacggcggcgtcgagtcCTGTGCTGAGAGGGAGTTGTGGAACGGGTGGCGGAACGAATTTAAGGAGAGAAGAAAG agagtatgCGGGACTGGCACTTGA